The Mus caroli chromosome 1, CAROLI_EIJ_v1.1, whole genome shotgun sequence genome has a window encoding:
- the Slamf8 gene encoding SLAM family member 8 gives MGLSSRTTAPSVHSSGLGWISWFAEGVFQGRTAAMWSLWSLLLFEALLPILVVSVQVLSKVGDSKLLVAECPPGFQVREAIWRSLWPSEELLATFFRGSLETLYHSRFLGRVQLYDNLSLELGPLKPGDSGNFSVLMVDTGGQTWTQTLHLKVYDAVPKPKVQVFTAAAEETQPLNTCQVFLSCWAPNISDITYSWRREGTVDFNGEVRSHFSNGQVLSVSLGLGDKDVAFTCIASNPVSWDMTTVTPWESCHHEAASGKASYKDVLLVVVPITLFLILAGLFGAWHHGLCSGKRKDACTDRVLPETENALV, from the exons ATGGGGCTTTCCAGCAGGACCACAGCTCCTTCCGTGCACTCATCTGGCCTAGGATGGATATCCTGGTTTGCTGAGGGAGTCTTCCAAGGGAGGACGGCGGCCATGTGGTCCCTCTGGAGTCTTCTTCTGTTTGAAG CTCTCCTTCCCATTTTGGTTGTCAGTGTACAAGTGCTAAGCAAGGTAGGGGACTCGAAGTTGCTGGTGGCTGAGTGTCCTCCGGGCTTCCAAGTGCGTGAGGCTATCTGGCGATCTCTGTGGCCATCAGAGGAGCTCCTGGCCACATTTTTCCGAGGTTCTTTGGAGACTCTGTACCACTCTCGTTTCCTGGGCCGAGTCCAGCTATATGACAACCTCAGCCTGGAGCTTGGACCTCTGAAACCTGGAGACAGCGGCAATTTCTCTGTGCTGATGGTGGATACAGGGGGTCAAACCTGGACGCAGACCCTGCATCTCAAGGTGTACG ATGCAGTACCCAAGCCCAAGGTTCAAGTGTTCACTGCTGCAGCAGAGGAGACTCAACCCCTCAATACCTGTCAGGTCTTCCTGTCCTGCTGGGCCCCCAACATCAGTGACATAACCTACAGCTGGCGACGGGAGGGGACAGTGGACTTCAATGGTGAAGTGCGCAGCCATTTCTCAAATGGACAGGTGTTAAGTGTCTCACTGGGACTGGGGGACAAGGATGTGGCCTTTACCTGCATTGCCTCCAACCCTGTCAGCTGGGATATGACCACAGTCACCCCCTGGGAGAGCTGCCATCACGAGGCAG CCTCCGGGAAGGCCTCCTACAAGGACGTGCTACTGGTAGTAGTGCCAATTACACTGTTCCTGATCCTGGCTGGTCTCTTTGGGGCATGgcaccatggcctctgctcag